GATAAGATTATGACGGCGACTCGATCCCGTCGGGCCCGACGCCCTGTCTTTTTTGCCTGAATCACGGCGTTCGAAACGCAAATAATCTTCGGCGGTGTAAATTTTCTCAGATTGCGATAAAATTTTCTCACTCATATTTCTAGTGTTCCTTGATCGAAAAGTTATTTGGTCGGGGTCGTAGAAAGATTCTTGGACAAACTACTTCGAAAGTTTGGATAGGTGATTATAGACTTTCTGAGGACGCATTTAAACATCTTTATTCACTTTATGAAATTGAACGAAATTGCTTCGCTGACGAAGTCCGTGATCGATCGCGGCGACGGGAATCTTGAAATTACGGGAGCCACCGGGCTTGAACTCGCGGGGGAGGGCGACGTGACGTTTCTGGCGAACCCCAAATACAAGCCGCTGATCAAGAAAACACGCGCATCGGCGATCATTTTGAATGAAACGGAGCAGATCGACCGGACAGACATTGCGGTCTTGCGGACCAAGGACGCGTACCTCGCATATACCCGCGTGCTCCGAACCCTTCTTCCGGATTCGCCGGTCCGGTCGGGGATTCATCCTTCGGCCGTAGTCCACACCTCGGCACGCGTTTCGGCGACGGCCGAGGTTATGGCGAATGCGGTAATCGGGGAGAATTGCGAGATCGGCGAGGGCGTGAAGATCTTTCCGAACGTCACCGTTTACGACGGAGCGAAGGTCGGGGCGGGTTCGGTACTGCATTCTGGCGTTTCGGTTCGCGAAGACTGCGAGATCGGCGAGCGATGCGTGGTTCACAACAATTCGACGATCGGCTCCGATGGCTTCGGCTACGCCAGGGACGAGGAACGCCGTTGGCTCAAGAT
The DNA window shown above is from Acidobacteriota bacterium and carries:
- the lpxD gene encoding UDP-3-O-(3-hydroxymyristoyl)glucosamine N-acyltransferase — translated: MNEIASLTKSVIDRGDGNLEITGATGLELAGEGDVTFLANPKYKPLIKKTRASAIILNETEQIDRTDIAVLRTKDAYLAYTRVLRTLLPDSPVRSGIHPSAVVHTSARVSATAEVMANAVIGENCEIGEGVKIFPNVTVYDGAKVGAGSVLHSGVSVREDCEIGERCVVHNNSTIGSDGFGYARDEERRWLKIPQVGRVVLEDDVEIGANSAIDRASVGETRIKSGAKIDNLVQIGHSCIVGDDALICSQTGLAGSSVIGKRVILAGQVGIAGHLTVGDDAVLTAKSATSHDVEPGKMISGVPGFDNRDWLRSTAAFRRLGEIARTVRDLEKKVSKLLGE